The following proteins are co-located in the Bacteroidales bacterium genome:
- the ppk1 gene encoding polyphosphate kinase 1 — MTNSKKLINREISWMHFNARVLQEAADPNVPLLERIKFLGIFSNNLDEFFRVRVATLNRMLKFRKRDYKFINFNPAQILKQIFEIEQIQQKDFTDIFRRIVRELADENIFIINEKELSPEQGEFVLDYFKNHVRTNLFPLMLENVEDAGWLKDKSIYLAIELKKSKVPDSRTFSLIKVPTSTISRFLLLPEQDGKKFIILLDDVIRYGLPGIFSIFGYDKYEAYTIKFTRDAEMDFENDVSKSFLEVMTESLKQRKMGSPVRFIYDKSMPTDLLELLMKKLDITEYDTVSKRGRYHNFKDFMSFPDVKRPDLGYPPAPPLPHPALSLQTSIFDLLKQRDIMLHYPYQSYHYVIDLLREASIDPKVRAIKITLYRVARFSNVINALINASRNGKDVTVFLELQARFDEAANIYWSEKLIEEGVKIIHTIPGTKVHSKLLLIRRKESGENVYYASIGTGNFNEATARVYADNSLLTSRKQIVEDVNKVFHMFDAKYQPPKFKNLVVAPFDMRNFFINMLNREMRNAQAGKKAWALIKLNSLSDEKIVKKLYKASQVGVKIRLIIRGICVLVPGVQGLSENIEAISIVDKFLEHSRIFVFCNDGDEKYYISSADWMIRNFDNRIEVACPILDPVIQQELRDILEIQWRDNQKARLVNTHPINKYRKNGAKEKVRAQVEIYEYFKNKLS, encoded by the coding sequence ATGACCAACTCAAAAAAACTCATTAACCGCGAAATAAGCTGGATGCATTTTAATGCACGGGTGCTGCAGGAAGCCGCCGACCCCAATGTACCTTTGCTGGAACGAATAAAATTCCTCGGTATTTTTTCAAATAACCTTGATGAGTTTTTCCGTGTTCGGGTGGCTACGCTTAACCGCATGCTGAAATTCAGAAAGCGCGACTATAAATTCATCAACTTTAACCCCGCCCAAATACTCAAGCAAATCTTCGAGATCGAACAAATTCAACAAAAGGATTTTACTGATATTTTCCGCAGGATTGTGAGGGAGTTGGCTGATGAGAACATTTTTATAATTAACGAAAAAGAGTTAAGCCCCGAGCAAGGTGAGTTTGTGCTGGATTATTTTAAAAATCATGTGCGAACCAACCTTTTCCCGCTGATGCTTGAGAACGTTGAGGATGCGGGATGGCTCAAGGATAAGAGTATTTACCTGGCCATTGAATTGAAAAAAAGCAAGGTGCCCGATAGCCGCACTTTCTCTCTAATCAAGGTTCCTACTTCCACCATTTCACGCTTTCTTTTATTACCGGAACAGGATGGGAAAAAATTCATCATTTTGCTTGATGATGTGATCCGTTACGGTTTGCCCGGTATCTTTTCCATTTTCGGCTACGATAAGTATGAGGCATACACTATAAAGTTTACCCGCGATGCCGAAATGGATTTTGAAAACGATGTTTCAAAGAGTTTCCTTGAAGTGATGACCGAGAGCCTGAAGCAACGCAAAATGGGATCTCCGGTAAGGTTTATTTATGATAAATCCATGCCCACCGACCTGCTGGAGCTGTTGATGAAAAAGCTTGATATTACAGAATACGACACTGTAAGCAAAAGAGGCCGGTATCATAATTTCAAGGATTTCATGTCATTTCCGGATGTAAAGCGTCCTGATCTTGGATATCCACCAGCGCCTCCCTTGCCACACCCTGCGTTGTCTTTACAAACCAGTATATTCGATCTGCTTAAACAGCGAGATATTATGCTTCACTATCCTTACCAAAGTTATCATTATGTTATTGACTTACTCCGTGAAGCATCTATTGACCCTAAGGTTCGTGCCATAAAAATTACATTGTACCGTGTAGCACGGTTCTCAAATGTCATCAATGCGTTGATCAATGCATCAAGGAATGGTAAGGATGTAACAGTATTCCTGGAACTTCAGGCCCGTTTTGATGAGGCTGCCAATATTTACTGGTCAGAAAAGTTGATTGAAGAAGGTGTAAAAATCATTCATACTATTCCCGGAACCAAGGTTCACAGCAAGTTGTTGCTGATAAGAAGAAAGGAAAGTGGGGAAAATGTTTATTACGCAAGCATCGGAACCGGGAATTTTAACGAGGCCACCGCCCGTGTTTATGCCGACAACAGCCTGCTTACTTCACGCAAGCAAATAGTTGAAGATGTGAACAAAGTGTTTCACATGTTCGATGCAAAATACCAGCCTCCAAAGTTTAAGAACCTTGTTGTCGCGCCTTTTGACATGCGGAACTTTTTCATCAATATGCTGAATCGTGAGATGCGCAATGCCCAGGCTGGCAAAAAAGCGTGGGCGTTGATCAAGCTCAACAGCCTCTCAGATGAAAAAATTGTGAAGAAACTCTATAAGGCCAGTCAGGTCGGTGTAAAGATAAGGCTTATCATTCGTGGTATATGCGTATTGGTTCCCGGTGTTCAAGGTTTGAGCGAAAACATTGAAGCCATCAGCATCGTAGATAAATTCCTGGAACACTCCCGTATTTTCGTATTTTGCAATGATGGTGATGAAAAATACTATATCTCTTCAGCCGACTGGATGATTCGTAATTTTGATAACCGCATTGAAGTGGCCTGCCCCATCCTTGATCCTGTCATACAGCAGGAACTGCGTGACATTCTGGAAATTCAGTGGCGCGATAATCAGAAAGCCCGCCTTGTAAACACCCATCCTATCAACAAATACCGCAAAAACGGAGCAAAAGAAAAGGTAAGGGCGCAGGTGGAGATTTATGAGTATTTTAAAAATAAACTGTCTTAA
- a CDS encoding histidine phosphatase family protein, whose protein sequence is MKTLYLLRHAKSSWQNSDLDDFERPLLEKGLKRSKLMIDYMLEHEVGVDLIVSSPAVRALATAEIFARALNYPVDNIRKEKKMYFGDSDSYFEQFFDVPKHVNSMMLVGHNPSITTFANQFLETKIDYLPTSGLISISFDTDQWEKAGIAKRKINFVVYPRMFRKD, encoded by the coding sequence ATGAAAACACTCTATCTTCTTCGGCACGCCAAATCTTCCTGGCAAAATTCCGACCTCGATGATTTCGAACGCCCACTGCTTGAAAAAGGCCTGAAAAGAAGTAAGCTAATGATTGATTACATGCTCGAACATGAAGTTGGGGTTGATCTGATCGTTTCAAGTCCGGCAGTCCGGGCATTGGCCACTGCGGAAATATTTGCCCGGGCATTGAATTATCCTGTTGACAACATCAGGAAAGAGAAGAAGATGTATTTTGGCGATTCTGATTCATATTTTGAGCAGTTTTTTGATGTGCCAAAGCATGTGAACTCCATGATGTTGGTGGGTCATAATCCCAGCATCACCACTTTTGCCAACCAGTTTCTTGAAACAAAAATAGATTATCTCCCTACCTCAGGCCTTATAAGCATTAGTTTTGATACGGATCAATGGGAAAAGGCCGGCATTGCAAAAAGAAAAATTAACTTTGTGGTGTATCCGCGGATGTTCCGGAAAGATTAG
- a CDS encoding serine hydroxymethyltransferase, with protein sequence MKKDKQIFDLIEQERDRQTHGIELIASENFVSEQVMKAMGSVLTNKYAEGYPGKRYYGGCQIVDQTEQLAIDRAKALFGAEWANVQPHSGAQANMAVLMTVLQPGDTFLGLELSHGGHLSHGSPVNSSGILYKPIPYEVGRETGMVDYVQMEKVALEHKPKLIIAGASAYSRDWDYKRMREIADQIGAILMADIAHPAGLIAKGLLNDPVPYCHVITTTTHKTLRGPRGGMILMGKDFENPWGVTTPKGALKMMSAMLDSAVFPGVQGGPLEHVIAAKAVAYQEALSDEFLEYMIQVKKNAQVMAKAFVDRGYHVVSNGTDNHLMLIDLRPKFPDITGKVVENTLVQADITVNKNMVPFDSRSPFTSSGIRVGTPAITTRGLQEEHMEPIVDMIDEVISNIDSESVIASVRKRVNGMMEEFPLFAY encoded by the coding sequence ATGAAGAAAGATAAGCAGATTTTTGATTTGATTGAACAGGAACGCGATCGCCAGACGCATGGCATTGAACTTATCGCTTCCGAAAATTTTGTGAGCGAACAGGTAATGAAAGCCATGGGCTCCGTTCTTACCAACAAATACGCAGAAGGTTATCCTGGGAAGCGTTATTACGGCGGCTGCCAGATCGTGGATCAAACCGAACAATTGGCCATTGACCGCGCCAAAGCATTATTCGGAGCCGAATGGGCCAACGTGCAACCCCACTCTGGAGCACAGGCTAACATGGCTGTTTTGATGACCGTTCTGCAACCTGGAGATACTTTCCTCGGTCTTGAACTTTCGCATGGCGGCCACCTTTCTCATGGTTCGCCTGTAAACTCATCCGGTATTCTTTACAAACCTATTCCATATGAAGTAGGCCGTGAAACCGGAATGGTTGATTATGTCCAGATGGAAAAAGTTGCCCTTGAGCATAAACCCAAACTTATCATTGCAGGTGCTTCGGCATATTCCCGCGACTGGGATTACAAACGCATGCGTGAGATCGCCGACCAGATAGGCGCCATTTTGATGGCTGATATTGCCCATCCGGCTGGTTTGATTGCCAAAGGCCTGTTGAATGACCCGGTTCCTTACTGCCATGTAATTACGACTACCACACACAAAACCCTGCGTGGCCCCCGTGGCGGTATGATCCTGATGGGTAAAGATTTTGAGAACCCATGGGGTGTTACCACGCCCAAAGGTGCATTGAAGATGATGTCGGCGATGCTTGATTCGGCTGTGTTCCCAGGCGTGCAGGGCGGGCCCCTGGAGCATGTAATTGCTGCAAAAGCCGTAGCCTATCAGGAAGCCCTGAGTGATGAATTCCTGGAATATATGATACAGGTTAAGAAAAATGCCCAGGTTATGGCCAAAGCATTTGTTGACAGGGGCTACCATGTGGTTTCAAACGGAACGGACAACCATCTGATGTTGATTGACCTGCGCCCGAAATTCCCCGATATTACTGGCAAGGTGGTAGAGAATACCCTGGTTCAGGCGGATATTACCGTGAACAAAAACATGGTCCCTTTCGATAGCCGTTCCCCATTCACAAGCAGCGGTATCCGCGTTGGAACCCCAGCAATCACCACCCGCGGGCTACAAGAAGAGCATATGGAACCCATCGTTGATATGATTGACGAGGTAATTTCAAACATTGACAGCGAAAGCGTGATTGCCTCGGTTCGCAAACGTGTGAACGGGATGATGGAAGAATTTCCGCTGTTTGCGTATTAG